The following DNA comes from Musa acuminata AAA Group cultivar baxijiao chromosome BXJ1-4, Cavendish_Baxijiao_AAA, whole genome shotgun sequence.
ACTGATAACAAGAATAATCTGCAGAAACTATATATGCAACAGACCTATGAATGCGTAGTGTAAATCATCGATGAAAAGGGAATTTATCTAATGATAAAATGTAATTGCAACAAAATAAATCTATCAAATTATACGCATAAAGATGCCAATAACTTAGATGATGCTTCATAAAATGCTAAGAACCAGTACTGAAACTACAAAATATTCAAGGTAGATACTTTATTAAATAAACTAACAGTGTGAAGAAAACAGACCCAATAACAGATAAAAGGTTTCTACATGAATTCATAACTAGCTCTTCTCAATATGGTCTCGTGCACTGTCAAAATAAATTTCCGCATGAGACCTGGATTCTTCACCGATAGTGGCGGATTGTAAATATCCAACTTTGGGCATCTGCATTCAACCAAAATGATGAAAAACATTACTAAACTAAATCATACAAAAAGCTAGCACAATATGCCTCTTGAGAATATTAACCAACCTACACCAGTACTCTGGCACATTGTAAACTTAGACAAGAAATTGATGATGAGTACACAATGTGCTTACTCTTTGAGAATATAGACCAAGTCGTTAATTGGGATGCGTTGACTAGGAGGGTGTATAAGCAAAATGGCTAATTTGCAGCTGCGGCGAATGAGGAAGTTTAGAAAACCCCTGAATTGATATTTATCTAATCGATATTCATGCTTGAATTTCTCAGTAAATTCGCTTCCTGGCCGTGGATCAATAGTTCTGAAATCGAG
Coding sequences within:
- the LOC135671879 gene encoding uncharacterized protein LOC135671879 encodes the protein MDVGSPKRGKIHKGKSVADEGTAMSEQAINDRQWENLPTNCLVDIFQKLSLHDLTLGVPFVCKSWYEASLDPSCWKILDFRTIDPRPGSEFTEKFKHEYRLDKYQFRGFLNFLIRRSCKLAILLIHPPSQRIPINDLVYILKECPKLDIYNPPLSVKNPGLMRKFILTVHETILRRASYEFM